One region of Vitis vinifera cultivar Pinot Noir 40024 chromosome 1, ASM3070453v1 genomic DNA includes:
- the LOC100855323 gene encoding uncharacterized protein LOC100855323 isoform X1: MTCEIPVFVNALKAVVNHTLDAKAFKGWVEVNNPWTNDDETDNGGFFLVNNTDELHDAVLLVFGTSRFQSTCATSSEGLYGGIGLALQQ, from the exons ATGACTTGCGAGATTCCTGTGTTTGTGAATGCCTTGAAA GCTGTTGTCAACCATACACTAGATGCCAAAGCTTTCAAAGGCTGGGTAGAAGTAAACAATCCATGGACAAATGATGACGAGACTGACAATGGTGGATTCTTTTTAGTCAATAACACT gatgAGCTCCATGATGCTGTGCTACTTGTATTTG GTACATCCAGATTCCAGAGCACCTGTGCAACCTCTAGTGAAGGGCTTTACGGGGGGATTGGATTGGCTCTTCAACAATAA
- the LOC100855323 gene encoding endoplasmic reticulum oxidoreductin-1 isoform X2: MTCEIPVFVNALKAVVNHTLDAKAFKGWVEVNNPWTNDDETDNGGFFLVNNTVHPDSRAPVQPLVKGFTGGLDWLFNNNANKA, encoded by the exons ATGACTTGCGAGATTCCTGTGTTTGTGAATGCCTTGAAA GCTGTTGTCAACCATACACTAGATGCCAAAGCTTTCAAAGGCTGGGTAGAAGTAAACAATCCATGGACAAATGATGACGAGACTGACAATGGTGGATTCTTTTTAGTCAATAACACT GTACATCCAGATTCCAGAGCACCTGTGCAACCTCTAGTGAAGGGCTTTACGGGGGGATTGGATTGGCTCTTCAACAATAATGCTAACAAg GCTTGA
- the LOC100263706 gene encoding uncharacterized protein LOC100263706 isoform X2 → MPPRGSKVATLSRKVLERNRRMFTKDLLSKLASLINPTPQAPKWKSLDVLDQATAHVKQLEQRVEMLEKRKQQLEGSTDETAGMRGSMSTVFTVTELDSAIEAVCSRIGIDSSRVHERLKRLTAGP, encoded by the exons ATGCCCCCCCGGGGGAGTAAGGTAGCTACGCTCAGTCGAAAGGTGTTAGAAAGAAACCGAAGAATGTTCACAAAAGATCTCCTTTCCAAGCTTGCTTCTCTAATTAATCCTACCCCACAGGCACCCAAG TGGAAGTCACTTGATGTGCTGGATCAAGCCACCGCTCATGTGAAGCAATTGGAACAAAGGGTAGAGATGCTGGAGAAAAGGAAGCAACAACTTGAAGGCAGCACTGATGAGACTGCAGGCATGAGGGGCTCGATGTCAACTGTTTTCACAGTGACAGAATTGGATTCTGCGATAGAG GCGGTTTGTTCTAGAATCGGCATAGACTCTTCAAGGGTGCATGAAAGATTGAAGAGGCTGACTGCAGGGCCATGA
- the LOC100263706 gene encoding transcription factor bHLH168-like isoform X1 codes for MPPRGSKVATLSRKVLERNRRMFTKDLLSKLASLINPTPQAPKWKSLDVLDQATAHVKQLEQRVEMLEKRKQQLEGSTDETAGMRGSMSTVFTVTELDSAIEVCLISRSNDKFILTRVLDVLEEEAAPVVAVSYSRVGDKIHYIINSQAVCSRIGIDSSRVHERLKRLTAGP; via the exons ATGCCCCCCCGGGGGAGTAAGGTAGCTACGCTCAGTCGAAAGGTGTTAGAAAGAAACCGAAGAATGTTCACAAAAGATCTCCTTTCCAAGCTTGCTTCTCTAATTAATCCTACCCCACAGGCACCCAAG TGGAAGTCACTTGATGTGCTGGATCAAGCCACCGCTCATGTGAAGCAATTGGAACAAAGGGTAGAGATGCTGGAGAAAAGGAAGCAACAACTTGAAGGCAGCACTGATGAGACTGCAGGCATGAGGGGCTCGATGTCAACTGTTTTCACAGTGACAGAATTGGATTCTGCGATAGAGGTATGTTTGATTAGCAGGTCAAATGACAAGTTCATCCTGACCCGGGTTCTAGATGTTCTTGAGGAGGAAGCAGCTCCTGTTGTAGCTGTTAGCTACTCCCGTGTTGGCGATAAGATCCACTATATAATTAATTCACAG GCGGTTTGTTCTAGAATCGGCATAGACTCTTCAAGGGTGCATGAAAGATTGAAGAGGCTGACTGCAGGGCCATGA